In Methanocaldococcus sp. FS406-22, the genomic stretch CTTCACTATCCAAAACTTAAGGAAATTAAAGAGATTAAGTTAAAAGAAAGTGATAAAGAGGAGATAAAGAGAGCAATAAAAGAAATTGAGCATATAAAATCACTAAAAGAACCCCCAGCTCCAATCTATCAGAAAATCTGTAAAAATTGTGCTTATTATGAACTATGCTTTATTTAGGTGATGTCTATGAGAAAGAAATCCCTAACTCTATTATCAGACGGCTACCTATTCAGAAAAGAAAATACCATATACTTTGAGAATGCAAGAGGAAAGAGACCATTAGCTATTGAAGGAATTTATGACATCTACATCTATGGGAAGGTTAGCATCAGCTCTCAAGCTCTCCATTATTTAGCTCAAAAAGGCATTGCAGTTCATTTCTTTAACCACTATGGTTATTATGATGGCTCATTTTATCCAAGAGAATCTTTACACTCTGGTTATTTGGTAGTTAATCAAGTTGAGCATTACTTAGATAAGAATAAGAGGTTAGAGTTGGCTAAGTTGTTTGTCATTGGAAGCATAAAAAATATGGAGTGGAATCTATTAAAATTCAAAAACAAGGCAAAATTTAATAGCTATATTGAAGAGCTAAACAACTGCAACAAAATCACTGAAATTATGAATGTGGAGGGAAGGGTTAGAACTGAATACTACAATTTATGGGATGAAACTTTGCCTGATGATTTTAAAATAGTTAAGAGAACAAGAAGACCTCCAAAGAATGAAATGAATGCATTAATAAGCTTTTTAAACTCCCGTTTATATCCAGCTATAATAACTGAGCTTTATAATACTCAACTAACTCCAACTGTGAGCTATTTACATGAACCTCATGAAAGGAGATTTTCCTTAGCTTTAGATTTAAGTGAGATATTTAAACCAATGATTGCTGATAGATTGGCTAATAGACTAGTCAAACAAGGCATCATCCAGAAGAAACATTTTAGGGAGGAGTTAAATGGGGTTTTGTTAAATAAGGAGGGAATGAAAATAGTTTTAGAATACTTCAATAAAGAGATGGAGAAAACCGTTCATCATCCAAAACTAAAAAAGAATGTCTCAAAGAGGAGACTAATAAGATTAGAAGCTTATAAATTGGTTAAGCACTTAGTTGGACAGAAGAAATATGAGCCGTTAGTTGCATGGTTTTAATGAAACAGTCAAATAAATGTTCCATTGTAGTGGATAGTTGTAGAGAATTACATATCTTTTAACATTTTTTAATGAGGATTTGCTTTTTATTATTTCTTTTTTTGTTTTAAAGCTACGCTGTATTTGATATTTCTAAATTTGTGGAATTATTTTTGCCTTATTAAATTTGAGATAATTTAAGAACTGAGACTAATCCATTTTTGTTTCATAATAATGAAACACTATCTAATTCCTAATGAATCAAATTTGCCGAGGAAACCAAAAACTATATATACTATAATATCCCATACAATATACTCGGAGGTGAGAATGTGAAATTCATAGAAGAATTCAATGGGTTAATAAAGATGTTGAGATTCTTTGTAAGAACGAAAAATTTCAGCTATATTGATAGAATAGGCAACGCCCTAACCTATGAACCAGTTGAAGTAGCAATAAAAGATGCATTAAGAGACTTTCAATCACTACACAACAGTGCAAAGACTGAAGATGGTAAAAAAGTCATCTACGATAAGCAGACAAATAAACCAATATACTTGCCAAGTATCCCAAGCTCAGAAGAAGTTGAAGCATTTTTGAAAAAGGCTAAGGAAGATATTAGCTATGCAAGAAAATTGGCAATCTTTGCATTAACAATTCCACAGAAAGGGGGTGAAGAGTAATGTTCATAAGCATTGGTGTTAGATTTGAGGCAAACGTTGAAGCTTTGAATATGGTTGAAACCGCTGGAAACTACTCAAAGCATAGAAGAGTACCATACATCATAGAAGAGGATGGGAAGTTAAAAACTATCTATGTTCCAGCAATAAGTGGGGAAAGTTTGGGGCATGCATATCAAGAGCTGTTGGTTAAAGAAAGTAAAGCTTTAAACTTACCAGTTTGTGAAGATTGTGAAAAATTTGAGTTCTTTAAATCAATGAACAAAAATTACTTAAAGAAGAAAATAAATCCAGTCCCAAAAGATGATAAAAAGAAAATAGAAGAGGCTATAATAAAATCATGTGTTATTGAGGATGTTGGTGGCTTTTTATATGCTGAGAAACCACCAGTAAAAAGAACATCAGCATTCCAGTTTAGCTATGCACTACCAATAAAATCCATAGCCGTTTATGCAACAACAGAACCTCAACTTCATGCAAGACATGCACAAACTGGAGAGGGGAAGAAAGAGGGAGTAGCTGAGCAGATGATTTACTATGTAGAAACTGGAACTGCAGTTTATGGCTTTACCTTTAACATTGATTTAGATGCTATTGGAATTAGTAGCTTAACTAACAAAGCCGTTGTTGATGAAGATGGCATTAAAAAAAGAAGAGAGGCATCTTTAAAGGCAATATTCAGAATGTTGTCATCTCAACAGTTTGGAGCAAAACTTTCGAGATTCTTCCCAGTTGGAAATATAATGGAAGTTGCAATAGCAATAACTGAGCATCCGTTTAGTGTAACCTCTCCAATATATGATAACTACATGGAAAAAACTGAAAAGAGATTGAAAGTCATTGCAGATACGTTTAGAGAGGAAATAAAGTTTATGACAACAGATGGTGAAAAGACACCAGAGGAGTGTTTGGCAGAGATGATTAACTATGTAAAAGACAAAAATATCATCTGAGGTGATTTTCCTTGCCCTACTTTTTAATTATTGAGGCAAAGCCAAGTGGTATATTGGCTTTACGTTCATCTCCGCAGAGTAAGATGCGTTCAGCATTTAGATATCCAACTCTAACATCTTTAATTGGGGCAATAAGCTATCCTCTGTTCCATGTTAAAGGATTGCGTAGAGAGGTTATAGATGGGGATAGATGCTCTGTAGAGATGTTAAAGAATTTGTTTAAAA encodes the following:
- the cas1b gene encoding type I-B CRISPR-associated endonuclease Cas1b, encoding MRKKSLTLLSDGYLFRKENTIYFENARGKRPLAIEGIYDIYIYGKVSISSQALHYLAQKGIAVHFFNHYGYYDGSFYPRESLHSGYLVVNQVEHYLDKNKRLELAKLFVIGSIKNMEWNLLKFKNKAKFNSYIEELNNCNKITEIMNVEGRVRTEYYNLWDETLPDDFKIVKRTRRPPKNEMNALISFLNSRLYPAIITELYNTQLTPTVSYLHEPHERRFSLALDLSEIFKPMIADRLANRLVKQGIIQKKHFREELNGVLLNKEGMKIVLEYFNKEMEKTVHHPKLKKNVSKRRLIRLEAYKLVKHLVGQKKYEPLVAWF
- the csa5 gene encoding type I-A CRISPR-associated protein Csa5, encoding MKFIEEFNGLIKMLRFFVRTKNFSYIDRIGNALTYEPVEVAIKDALRDFQSLHNSAKTEDGKKVIYDKQTNKPIYLPSIPSSEEVEAFLKKAKEDISYARKLAIFALTIPQKGGEE
- the cas7a gene encoding type I-A CRISPR-associated protein Cas7/Csa2, with protein sequence MFISIGVRFEANVEALNMVETAGNYSKHRRVPYIIEEDGKLKTIYVPAISGESLGHAYQELLVKESKALNLPVCEDCEKFEFFKSMNKNYLKKKINPVPKDDKKKIEEAIIKSCVIEDVGGFLYAEKPPVKRTSAFQFSYALPIKSIAVYATTEPQLHARHAQTGEGKKEGVAEQMIYYVETGTAVYGFTFNIDLDAIGISSLTNKAVVDEDGIKKRREASLKAIFRMLSSQQFGAKLSRFFPVGNIMEVAIAITEHPFSVTSPIYDNYMEKTEKRLKVIADTFREEIKFMTTDGEKTPEECLAEMINYVKDKNII